One Alcaligenes ammonioxydans DNA segment encodes these proteins:
- a CDS encoding glutathione S-transferase family protein has protein sequence MGMMIEGQWHSKEPVSRTESDTFQRAQSTFRDWITADGGPGPQGQAAQPAQANRYHLYVSLACPWAHRTLIMRELKGLHKLISVSVVNPVMDDQGWTFEPAEGVIADPVMDAQFLHQLYAKADPNFTGRITVPVLWDKHRATIINNESSEIMRIFNNAFDTLGARSLDMAPLDLRTQIEQINGHVYDTVNNGVYKAGFARSQSAYNTAVHALFQSLDGLETRLAQQRYLTGTRLTEADWRLFTTLIRFDPVYVGHFKCNLRRLIDYPNLWNYMLELYQMPGIADTVNLDHIKTHYYSSHSHLNPTGIVPAGPLMDLNGPHGRGHLPAQPGPLHIGLQ, from the coding sequence ATGGGCATGATGATTGAAGGGCAATGGCACAGCAAAGAGCCAGTCAGCCGTACTGAGTCCGATACATTTCAGCGTGCCCAGTCCACCTTCCGGGACTGGATTACGGCCGATGGCGGCCCCGGTCCCCAGGGGCAGGCGGCACAGCCCGCTCAGGCCAACCGCTATCACCTGTATGTGTCGCTGGCCTGCCCTTGGGCGCATCGCACCTTGATCATGCGCGAACTGAAAGGACTGCACAAACTGATTTCCGTCTCAGTTGTGAATCCTGTCATGGACGATCAAGGCTGGACGTTTGAGCCGGCTGAAGGTGTGATCGCCGATCCAGTCATGGATGCCCAGTTCCTGCACCAGCTCTACGCCAAGGCTGATCCGAACTTTACCGGCCGCATTACGGTTCCCGTGCTGTGGGACAAGCATCGGGCCACGATCATCAACAATGAGTCCTCCGAGATCATGCGTATTTTCAATAACGCATTCGATACCTTGGGGGCACGCAGTCTGGATATGGCTCCGCTCGACTTGCGTACCCAAATCGAGCAGATCAATGGCCATGTCTACGACACGGTGAACAACGGCGTGTACAAAGCCGGCTTTGCCCGCTCACAGTCTGCCTACAACACTGCCGTGCATGCGCTGTTCCAGAGTCTGGACGGCTTGGAAACCCGACTGGCCCAGCAGCGCTATCTGACTGGTACACGGCTCACTGAGGCCGACTGGCGTCTGTTCACTACCTTGATCCGCTTCGATCCGGTCTATGTCGGCCACTTCAAATGTAATCTGCGCCGTTTGATCGACTATCCGAATCTGTGGAACTACATGCTGGAGCTGTACCAGATGCCCGGCATCGCCGATACCGTCAATCTGGATCACATCAAAACCCATTACTACAGCAGTCACAGCCATTTGAACCCGACAGGCATTGTGCCCGCTGGCCCACTCATGGATCTGAACGGGCCCCACGGACGCGGCCATTTACCTGCCCAGCCAGGCCCCTTGCATATTGGTCTTCAGTAA
- a CDS encoding PaaI family thioesterase: MTHEQSQHLLNTLFAPWVQALKLRVEKVQEDGVVLRLPFSEQLTHVAGVVCGQVYMAAADTAMVLAISQSLGEFRPMTTVSLNTSFVRPVAQGDVLVHAQVLKRGKSMVFGDIKLFDEQDRLAAHATTTYALLPG, translated from the coding sequence ATGACTCACGAGCAAAGCCAACACCTGCTGAACACGCTGTTCGCGCCCTGGGTGCAAGCCTTGAAGCTACGCGTGGAAAAGGTGCAGGAGGACGGCGTGGTGCTGCGCCTGCCCTTTTCAGAACAATTGACCCATGTCGCGGGGGTGGTGTGCGGTCAGGTTTATATGGCGGCAGCCGATACCGCGATGGTGCTGGCCATCAGCCAAAGCCTGGGCGAATTCCGTCCCATGACCACCGTTTCACTGAACACCAGTTTTGTGCGCCCGGTTGCCCAAGGCGATGTCCTGGTCCATGCCCAGGTTCTGAAACGAGGCAAGAGCATGGTCTTTGGCGACATCAAGCTGTTTGATGAACAGGACCGCCTGGCCGCCCACGCCACCACCACCTACGCCCTGTTGCCAGGTTGA
- a CDS encoding DNA-3-methyladenine glycosylase, which produces MAKPSLYLPRAFFARDPRYVALELLGKTLVLNDERGQRCATIVETEAYLGPQDQAAHSRRGITDRTRLMFGPAGYAYIYLIYGLHHCMNIVSGVEGDGTAVLLRAAQWASPLEGPSLSGPGRLCKGLDIDKAYNGADACSPTLHLLDAPALAPEQIHIGPRIGVDYAGDWATAPLRYAIAQHPQVSVKPGKTAAKRSAKGLKRPV; this is translated from the coding sequence ATGGCTAAGCCTTCCCTGTATCTGCCGCGGGCGTTTTTCGCCCGCGACCCACGCTACGTCGCCCTGGAGTTGTTAGGCAAAACACTGGTGCTGAATGACGAACGCGGCCAACGCTGCGCCACCATTGTGGAAACCGAGGCCTATCTCGGCCCCCAGGACCAGGCCGCCCACAGCCGGCGAGGTATCACCGATCGCACCCGACTGATGTTCGGCCCGGCCGGCTATGCCTACATTTATCTGATCTACGGCCTGCATCACTGCATGAATATCGTCAGTGGCGTGGAAGGAGACGGCACGGCGGTGCTGCTGCGAGCCGCCCAATGGGCCTCTCCCCTGGAAGGGCCTTCCCTGTCCGGGCCGGGACGGCTGTGCAAAGGGCTGGATATCGACAAGGCCTATAACGGTGCCGATGCCTGCTCCCCCACCTTGCATCTGCTGGACGCTCCCGCTCTGGCGCCCGAGCAGATCCACATCGGCCCGCGCATCGGCGTGGACTATGCAGGCGACTGGGCCACGGCCCCGCTGCGCTACGCCATCGCACAGCACCCGCAGGTCTCGGTCAAACCGGGTAAAACCGCTGCAAAACGCAGCGCAAAGGGCCTTAAACGCCCCGTCTAG
- a CDS encoding alpha-hydroxy acid oxidase, which translates to MDLSKITCTEDFRLVAKRRVPKMFYDYADSGSWTQGTYQANEQDFHKLKFRQRVAVDIGHRSIRTTLLGQDVAMPVAIAPTGLTGMQHADGEMLAALAARDFGIPFTLSTMSVCSLEDVAQATRSPFWFQLYVMRDRSFIENLIARAKAAHCSALVLTLDLQVLGQRHKDIKNGLTTPPRLTVPNLLNLATKPYWCRNMLRTHRRSFGNIVGHAKGVSDLRSLATWTAEQFDPSLSWKDIEWIKNAWGGKLIVKGIMDADDARHAVDSGADALIVSNHGGRQLDGAPSSISCLPAISKAVGDKIEVLVDGGVRSGQDVLRARALGAQGAMIGRAFLYALGAAGQPGVARLLKLMANELDVSMAFCGRTDINQVDRSILLNPDIFDRPGY; encoded by the coding sequence ATGGATCTGTCGAAAATTACCTGCACTGAAGATTTCCGCCTGGTGGCTAAACGCCGCGTGCCCAAGATGTTTTATGACTACGCCGACTCTGGCTCTTGGACGCAAGGGACGTATCAGGCTAATGAGCAGGATTTTCACAAGCTGAAATTCAGACAGCGTGTGGCAGTGGATATTGGTCATCGCAGTATAAGGACGACGCTGTTGGGGCAGGACGTGGCCATGCCAGTGGCTATTGCCCCCACAGGCCTGACGGGTATGCAGCATGCCGACGGCGAAATGCTGGCCGCTTTGGCTGCTCGGGACTTTGGTATTCCTTTCACACTGTCCACCATGAGTGTGTGCTCGCTCGAGGATGTGGCTCAGGCGACCCGTAGTCCGTTCTGGTTTCAGCTCTACGTCATGCGTGATCGCAGTTTTATTGAAAACCTGATTGCGCGTGCCAAAGCAGCTCATTGCTCGGCGCTGGTTCTGACTCTGGACTTGCAGGTGCTGGGGCAGCGTCACAAAGACATCAAAAACGGTTTGACGACGCCTCCGCGCCTGACGGTGCCCAATCTGCTCAATCTGGCGACCAAACCATATTGGTGTCGCAACATGTTGCGCACCCATCGCCGCAGTTTTGGCAATATTGTCGGCCATGCCAAGGGCGTTTCGGATTTGCGTTCTTTGGCGACCTGGACCGCTGAGCAGTTTGACCCGAGCTTGAGCTGGAAAGATATCGAGTGGATCAAAAATGCCTGGGGCGGCAAACTGATTGTCAAAGGCATTATGGATGCGGACGATGCTCGCCATGCAGTCGACAGCGGCGCCGATGCGCTGATCGTGTCCAATCACGGCGGTCGTCAGCTCGATGGTGCGCCTTCTTCCATTTCCTGCCTGCCGGCTATCAGCAAGGCGGTGGGTGACAAGATCGAGGTGCTCGTCGACGGAGGAGTTCGCAGTGGTCAGGATGTGTTGCGGGCACGGGCCCTGGGCGCCCAGGGAGCGATGATTGGCCGTGCTTTTCTCTACGCTTTGGGAGCGGCCGGTCAGCCCGGCGTGGCTCGCTTGCTCAAATTGATGGCCAATGAACTGGATGTGTCCATGGCTTTTTGCGGGCGCACCGACATTAATCAGGTTGACCGATCTATTTTGCTCAATCCTGATATTTTTGATCGCCCCGGTTACTGA
- the wrbA gene encoding NAD(P)H:quinone oxidoreductase, producing the protein MAKVLVLYYSAYGHIEKMAQAVAEGAQSAGATVDIKRVPELVPEAVAQKANFKLDQAAPVASIADLENYDAIIVGTGTRFGRISSQMASFLDQAGGLWARGALNGKVGGAFTSTATQHGGQELTLLSIIHNLMHFGMIVVGLPYSFAGQTLLDEVTGGSPYGASTIAGGDGSRQPSQNELDGARFQGRHIAEIAMKLKG; encoded by the coding sequence ATGGCAAAAGTCCTGGTTCTCTATTACTCCGCCTACGGCCACATTGAGAAAATGGCCCAAGCGGTGGCTGAAGGTGCGCAAAGCGCTGGTGCGACGGTGGATATCAAACGTGTCCCCGAACTGGTCCCGGAAGCGGTGGCCCAGAAAGCGAATTTCAAGCTGGATCAGGCCGCTCCGGTTGCCTCGATTGCCGACCTGGAAAACTATGACGCCATTATTGTGGGCACCGGCACCCGATTTGGGCGTATCAGTTCACAAATGGCCAGTTTTCTGGACCAGGCCGGTGGCCTGTGGGCACGCGGCGCCCTCAATGGCAAGGTAGGTGGCGCCTTTACGTCCACTGCTACCCAGCACGGCGGGCAGGAGCTCACGCTGCTGTCCATTATTCACAACCTGATGCACTTTGGGATGATTGTGGTGGGCCTGCCCTACAGCTTTGCGGGTCAAACCCTGCTCGATGAGGTAACCGGTGGCAGCCCCTACGGAGCCTCTACCATTGCCGGTGGCGACGGATCGCGCCAACCAAGCCAGAACGAGCTGGACGGGGCCCGCTTCCAGGGCCGTCATATCGCTGAAATTGCCATGAAGCTGAAAGGCTAA
- a CDS encoding I78 family peptidase inhibitor → MRLSVLLSVLPAVFLVACTATGNSAQSGSSSSLRNTSGGLCDADSLSPAGQTASQSQIERLVKQAGASQARILAPDRMYTTDYDPTRLNIRVDEQNRILSVYCG, encoded by the coding sequence ATGCGACTCTCCGTACTTCTTAGCGTCCTTCCCGCCGTTTTTCTGGTCGCCTGCACGGCCACGGGCAATAGCGCCCAAAGCGGTTCAAGTTCGTCGTTGCGCAACACCTCGGGGGGGCTGTGCGATGCCGACTCCCTGAGCCCGGCCGGACAAACAGCCAGCCAAAGCCAGATTGAACGTCTTGTCAAACAGGCCGGTGCCTCGCAAGCCCGCATTCTGGCTCCGGATCGTATGTACACCACCGACTACGACCCTACTCGCCTGAACATCCGGGTCGATGAGCAAAACCGCATTTTGTCGGTCTACTGCGGCTAA